The following are encoded together in the bacterium genome:
- a CDS encoding iron hydrogenase small subunit, translating to MVHKLIKNGFSSGRRVFLKSMTIVTSMVIVGTRITVNAYAEVKDYLTSRIAAIYKHDEAMRYRKSQDNPMVKKLYSECMSHPMCEKSEKYLHSQYTNRSAGIDKIRNF from the coding sequence ATGGTACACAAACTGATTAAAAACGGATTCAGCAGCGGAAGACGGGTGTTTCTTAAATCTATGACCATCGTAACCTCCATGGTCATTGTGGGAACCCGGATCACCGTCAACGCCTACGCCGAGGTGAAAGATTACCTTACATCAAGGATTGCGGCTATCTACAAGCATGACGAGGCTATGAGATACCGTAAATCCCAGGATAATCCGATGGTGAAAAAACTGTATTCCGAGTGCATGTCGCACCCCATGTGCGAGAAATCGGAAAAATACCTCCACTCACAGTACACAAACCGTTCGGCGGGTATCGATAAAATCAGAAATTTCTGA
- a CDS encoding MtaA/CmuA family methyltransferase → MLTPGEIFMKALHRQPTPRPATGSATSVVTVDLMKKTGIFFPEAHLDAELMAGLAAAGHTVIGFDNVMPLFSVWHESAALGCTVDWGEMGRMPDSRDHLYKIDDEIRVPGDFLNKKECRVPLDAIEILKRRFGNEVAVVGKVFGPWTLGYHVFGVEEFLINTILKPDSVKRAMESLKQVTLAFGTAQVEAGADALCYADHATRDLCSPDAYRDFLLELHQEMSEKLPCPLILHICGDTSDRIKYIRQTGMECFHFDSKVPAQTARELAGDSLSLMGGTSNFTVIREGTPEIVARDVEEKFGCGIDIIGPECAVPLDAPCMNLKILADEVKKLHNPGFGG, encoded by the coding sequence ATGCTGACACCCGGCGAGATATTCATGAAAGCGCTTCATCGTCAGCCGACGCCGCGGCCGGCGACCGGAAGTGCAACCTCGGTGGTTACCGTCGATCTCATGAAAAAGACAGGCATTTTTTTCCCCGAGGCGCACCTTGATGCCGAATTGATGGCCGGTCTTGCGGCCGCGGGGCATACCGTAATCGGATTCGATAATGTCATGCCGCTCTTCAGTGTATGGCATGAGTCCGCCGCTCTCGGCTGCACGGTCGACTGGGGCGAGATGGGAAGAATGCCTGATTCGCGGGATCATCTTTACAAAATCGATGACGAGATACGCGTTCCCGGCGATTTTCTGAATAAAAAAGAGTGCCGGGTACCGCTTGATGCGATAGAAATACTGAAACGGCGGTTTGGTAACGAGGTCGCCGTAGTAGGAAAAGTATTTGGCCCCTGGACGCTCGGATATCATGTATTCGGTGTGGAGGAGTTTCTTATAAACACCATCCTCAAACCCGATTCGGTCAAACGGGCTATGGAAAGCCTGAAACAGGTTACACTTGCCTTCGGAACCGCCCAGGTCGAGGCGGGAGCCGATGCCCTCTGTTATGCCGATCATGCCACGCGCGACCTCTGTTCGCCCGATGCATACCGCGATTTTCTCCTGGAGCTCCACCAGGAAATGAGCGAGAAACTCCCGTGCCCGCTTATTCTCCATATCTGCGGTGATACATCCGACAGGATCAAATATATCCGCCAGACCGGGATGGAGTGTTTCCATTTCGATTCGAAAGTACCGGCACAAACCGCGCGAGAGCTTGCCGGTGACAGTCTCTCGCTTATGGGTGGAACGAGCAATTTTACCGTGATACGTGAGGGTACGCCAGAAATCGTGGCCCGTGATGTTGAGGAAAAATTTGGGTGCGGCATCGATATCATCGGCCCTGAGTGCGCTGTTCCCCTCGATGCACCCTGTATGAACCTGAAAATTCTTGCCGATGAGGTCAAAAAACTTCATAATCCCGGATTCGGCGGCTGA
- a CDS encoding [FeFe] hydrogenase, group A, protein MRKIGKVTYGTEAPAPGQADKIRFVDVDQKVCIGCQHCEDICPTGSIVGVEPNKRWVPHHIPHPETCIYCGQCLINCPVNAIYERVSFIDAVNKAIADPGIVTVAMPAPSIRYALGEEFGIPEGTYVGGKMFAALKKLGFDILWDVEFGADVTIMEEGTELIGRVTGKLDRPLPQFTSCCPGWIRYVETFYPELIPHLSSTKTPTQINGVLAKTYGAEKMGADPKRMFTVAIMPCVSKKFEGLRIENQASGNRDIDATIDTRELSYMIKEAGIDFKNLPDDGKPDDLLGLSTGAGTIFAATGGVMEAMLRYVTEELSGQKLDSVDFAQVRGQKHIREASLTVGGKTVKVAVVNGLKNAREICEQVKAGTSGYTAIEVMTCPGGCINGGGQPYADWTKRAAYSWLIDLRSKLAALGKDFERA, encoded by the coding sequence ATGAGAAAAATCGGCAAAGTTACGTACGGTACCGAAGCCCCGGCCCCGGGTCAGGCGGATAAAATCAGGTTTGTCGATGTCGATCAGAAGGTCTGCATCGGCTGTCAGCACTGCGAAGACATCTGCCCGACCGGCTCGATTGTCGGAGTCGAACCGAACAAGCGCTGGGTGCCTCATCATATTCCCCATCCCGAAACCTGCATATACTGCGGCCAGTGTCTCATCAACTGCCCGGTCAACGCGATTTACGAGCGGGTTTCGTTCATAGATGCGGTCAACAAAGCCATCGCCGACCCCGGTATAGTGACCGTCGCGATGCCTGCCCCCTCGATTCGTTATGCTCTCGGCGAGGAATTCGGTATTCCCGAAGGCACGTATGTGGGCGGGAAGATGTTCGCGGCACTCAAGAAACTCGGTTTCGACATTCTGTGGGATGTCGAATTCGGCGCCGATGTCACCATCATGGAGGAAGGCACCGAGCTCATCGGTCGTGTTACCGGCAAGCTCGACAGGCCGCTTCCCCAGTTTACTTCCTGCTGCCCGGGCTGGATACGGTATGTGGAAACGTTTTATCCCGAACTCATACCGCATCTGTCGAGCACAAAAACCCCGACGCAGATCAACGGCGTTCTCGCCAAGACTTATGGGGCCGAGAAAATGGGCGCCGACCCGAAACGCATGTTTACCGTGGCGATCATGCCCTGCGTATCGAAAAAATTCGAGGGACTCCGCATAGAGAACCAGGCCTCAGGGAACCGTGACATCGACGCGACAATCGATACCCGTGAGCTTTCCTATATGATCAAGGAGGCAGGCATCGATTTCAAGAACCTTCCCGACGACGGCAAGCCCGACGATCTGCTCGGCCTTTCGACCGGAGCCGGAACCATTTTCGCTGCCACGGGAGGCGTCATGGAAGCCATGCTCCGATATGTGACTGAAGAACTGAGCGGACAAAAGCTCGATTCGGTCGATTTCGCGCAGGTCCGCGGCCAGAAGCATATCCGTGAGGCTTCCCTGACTGTCGGGGGTAAAACGGTAAAAGTCGCGGTCGTCAACGGTCTGAAAAATGCGCGGGAAATATGCGAACAGGTTAAAGCCGGTACATCTGGTTACACCGCCATCGAGGTCATGACCTGCCCCGGCGGCTGTATCAACGGCGGCGGCCAGCCCTATGCCGACTGGACAAAACGCGCGGCTTATTCATGGCTTATCGACCTCCGCTCGAAGCTTGCCGCGCTCGGTAAGGATTTTGAGCGCGCTTAG